GCACGGAGATCCGCAGTGGCGGAAGCCCCTTCGAGTACGCGCTCTACTTCAACACCAAGTCACCCGTCCTCGCCGACAAGGCCGTGCGCAAGGCCATCGAGGAGAGCATCGACCGCACGCAGATCGCGAAGATCCGGTTCCAGGGCCTGGACTACAAGGAGCCGCTGCCCGGCTCCGCCATCCTCTACAGTTTCCAGAAGGGCTACGAGGACAACCTCACAGCCGTGCTGAAGTACGCGCCGGGCGACGCCGGGAAGGCACTCGACGCGGCGGGCTGGAAGCCCGGGGGCGACGGCGTACGGGTCAAGAACGGCAAGAAGCTCGAAGTCGGTTACACACTCCTCGGCGACGACCCGCTGGACAAGGCGACCGCCGGCGCCTTCGCGGCGATGCTGAAGTCGGTGGGCATCCGCCTCGACATCAGCAAGGCCGACGAGGCGGACTTCTCCAAGATCCTCAGTGACCGCAAGTTCGATCTGTTCCTGTCGGGAAACCGCTCGATGGACCCGTTCGGCGCCCGGTACCTGTGCGACTTCTACTGCTCCGACCGCGATTCCAACATCACCGGTGCGGGTTCGCCCGTGCTGGACACGGAGATCCGTGCCACCGGCAAGATCGCCGACCTCGGCAGGCAGACCGCGGCGGCCAACCAGGTCGAGCGGAAGGCGCTCCAGGAGTACGCCTTCCTCCCGCTGTTCAGCGGCCCCTCGACCTACGGCGTGAAGAAGGGCCTCGCCAACGTCGGCGCGACCATCTTCTACAACCCGCTCCCGGAGACGGTGGGCTGGGAGAAGTGACCACCCCGCAGGCCAGTGCCGTAGGACCTTCGGCACCCGCAGGACCAGCCCGCTGCACTGTCCTTCGAGCGCGATTTCACACCGGCATCCGAACCATCCGCCGCAGACGCCCTCCCGACTGAGCCGGGCGGGGCCACGGGCTGCCGGCCGCCGTCACCGCGGCCGGCAGTCCGGCTCAGGACCCGCCGCGCTCGCGGGGGATCTTCAGACCCGCCTCGATCGCCACCGGCAGCCGGTTCTCGGCCGGTGGCAGCGGGCAGGTGGCCAGGTCCGTGTAGGCGCACGGCAGGTTCGCGGCACGGTTGAAGTCCAGGACGACCGTGCCGTCGGCTGCGGGCGGCGCGACGGCCAGGACCCGGTTGGCGGCGTAGGTGGTGACCCCGGAGGTCCCGTCGGTGAACAGCACCATCAGCCGGCCGGCACCATGTCCGGGGAACGCGGTCAGGGACAGCTGACGCCCGTTCAGCTCGAACTCGATCCTGCCCGGAGCGTCGTACACATGCTCAAGGCCCTCGACGGCCGCGCCCACGGTGGTCGGCCGCGGCTCGTCGAAGGGGACGTACCGGCCCGTCACCGACCAGCGCGGGTCGGGGGCGTAGGCGGGCGTTCCGGTGAAGGCGGCGCGCAGCGGCGCGTCCGGGTGCCGGGGGCGCACGATGTCATGGCCGCCCCGCTTGGCGACCTCGATGACGGCGTCTTTCCAGACCGCGTCGACGCCACTGCGCTCGGCAAGCACGCCGAAGCGGTGTTCACCCCGCACCGGCGTTCCGTCCACGACCAGTTCTTCGCCGTCGTCGAGATGTACGACGACCCCGTCGCGGCCGGTGTGCCACGTACCGGGCGCGTCGGGGAAACGCTGCGGCCGGTCGTCGAGCCAGTGCAGGCCGGTGATGGCCAGGAACCCGTGCGGGTCCGCGAGCCTCGCCTCCTGGGCGCGGTACCAGCCCAGCCAGTCATCGGTGAAAGCCTGCAGCTCTGTCGTGGTGACCTCGGTGGTCATGAGTTCTCCTTGGTCGAGCGAGGCTCGGCCTCGCACAGGGGGGTGGGGCATGTGCCGAGCCGGCGCCCGGTGGGTTCGCTCATCCGGCCAGTTCGCCGAGGAGTGCCCACGTGCGTCGGCGATCCGCCTCTCCCGCGATCTCGGTGCCCGAGAACACGACCTCGGTGGCGCCGGCGTCGCGGTAACGGCGTACTTCGGCTTCGACCGCCTTCTCGTTTCCGATCACGGCCACGTCGGCGGCCCGGCGGCCGCCGGAGAGTTCGATGACCCGCGCGTAGGACGGGATCTGTTCGTAGAACGCGAGGCTGTCGGTGGCCTTCGCCCGCACCGAATCCACGTCGTCCCTCACCACCCCGGGCACCAGGGCCACGATCCTGGGCGCCGGACGGCCGGCCGCCTCCGCCGCGGCGGTCAGTGCGGGGACGATGTGTTCCGCCAGGGCACGCGGGCCCGCCAGGTACGGCAGGATCCCGTCCGCCAGTTCACCGCTGACCCTGAGCGCCTGCGGCCCCATCGCGGCGACCAGCACGGGGACGCCGCTCTCGGCGCCCGGTACCCGTGCCGGCACCGGGGTGGTGGCGGTGAGCAGCTCACCGTGGAAGTCCGCCGTGCCGGTCTGTATCAACTGCCGTAACGCGGTGAGGAATTCCC
Above is a genomic segment from Streptomyces fodineus containing:
- a CDS encoding DUF1684 domain-containing protein, giving the protein MTTEVTTTELQAFTDDWLGWYRAQEARLADPHGFLAITGLHWLDDRPQRFPDAPGTWHTGRDGVVVHLDDGEELVVDGTPVRGEHRFGVLAERSGVDAVWKDAVIEVAKRGGHDIVRPRHPDAPLRAAFTGTPAYAPDPRWSVTGRYVPFDEPRPTTVGAAVEGLEHVYDAPGRIEFELNGRQLSLTAFPGHGAGRLMVLFTDGTSGVTTYAANRVLAVAPPAADGTVVLDFNRAANLPCAYTDLATCPLPPAENRLPVAIEAGLKIPRERGGS
- a CDS encoding LLM class F420-dependent oxidoreductase, which encodes MTVGVALNASGAQNQVDASVQLAQEAAAAGLRSAWFGQTFGADSPQLAAIVGRAVPGLHVGTSAIPVFGRHPLLVSSQAQTAQAATHGRYHLGLALGTKLLTETGFGLPFERPIARLREFLTALRQLIQTGTADFHGELLTATTPVPARVPGAESGVPVLVAAMGPQALRVSGELADGILPYLAGPRALAEHIVPALTAAAEAAGRPAPRIVALVPGVVRDDVDSVRAKATDSLAFYEQIPSYARVIELSGGRRAADVAVIGNEKAVEAEVRRYRDAGATEVVFSGTEIAGEADRRRTWALLGELAG